One window from the genome of Penaeus monodon isolate SGIC_2016 chromosome 2, NSTDA_Pmon_1, whole genome shotgun sequence encodes:
- the LOC119580437 gene encoding zinc finger SWIM domain-containing protein 8-like isoform X3, which produces MFDWEEGDRFSFEDSERFEEDSLCSWISEPESLVNNWRGWKRSDKIACLLYGRNRDQDGRVHSLTEMCARTVAAHIPFEVVEQMMPPVPEQLQLLIAFWSFPENEEDIRLYSCLANGNADEFLRGENHYKHKSVHDPLQIGFHLSATVAPSASGTKGQFNVAVTFDRGRITTCNCTCSANASWCSHVVAVCLHRIHQPNQVKLRAPVSESLSRLQRDQLQKFAQYLISELPQQILPTAQRLIDEILSSQTSDINTVSGAPDPTAGGSANEQMAWWLDESNLHENIHKILVKFCVPSPIVFSDVNYLSSTAPPVAAEWSSLLRPLRGREPEGMWNLLSIVREMFKRNDRNAIPLLEIITEECLATEKILVWWVNTKVALHMGSSGHGGKNNMNSNSHGSQYACSSLCDEIVVLWRLAALNPALSPQEREQLIAKFKGWHLKVLEKVAKSKETGTNGGGGSNKRGTDVDVFPGFKPAIEPCYLDWNDYPLPGVTYSHTASRYYCPVMRFRHDSRHESQAAPISAPHPRNPTSHAGPKRPSERRVLISSGNAGDKENLGAGVSLASHRHSGHRSSSVSSEGFCDNDLGRDSDSPPDQRSPEQVDSGQVSRQSSREDRPMGALGLAAAFDRSRDDRDKSSPDDGGAESDWSGVAEPSRNQRSRAGSRGQRARDQNGADEYDVYVYNANLVGDGNSVSDCSGAERGAEIFNNLKKFEDPLEILFARAEGLHAHGHLQEASGLAVQLAHELLANPPNLMIELPPPPSKGKRKKVNPASHHLTCLASATLSKCAFLCTVLAENPDHTHLAFQVAMFGLEMARPPASTKPLEVKLANQESDLVFLLKRLLLGPLELAVIRDKAEKMRSGTLKSRGEALLPLMLASFLFDALVIAGNNKSTVGGQSYRQPQDEALGFDAAVAAIGMKANVCEADHPLLCEATRRQRGELALTLLTHYKDDQDRLARIMDKLLDKEVHQMYKAPSLPTYYVNNVPNQQTSASGLENSEASSSIRVADSPAAGAVSSSPMPGVAAAAAVAAAAAAAAPPILGTPPSAHPSNQVPAPVQQQQQTVQRDRHNAGGAEIEGSMAGLSLSPSQPVGGARAKEGTSSARFVEGEEGESPSWEDDYKAWEEKCAGKQRKKRNQACTLETTSTGVEAWIKSTGPGSDSGSSGNSSDSIVSSSSGDKISGLEANKPVESPPLGYPLVRPVPQPTPESTTTTHPRPQPTYGKGVRFKGKRAYPTVPNQPSEASAYFMFELAKTVLNRAGGNISTSLFTQPSSSQNHRGPHRPLHMCAFQIGLYALGLHNCVSPNWLSRTYSSHVSWITSQAVEIGSPAVSFLIDTWEGHLTPQEAASIADRASRGRDAATIKAAAKLALSCLPHAHALNPNEIQRAIIQCKEQSDEMLESACFAVEGAAKGGGVYPEVLFSVARRWYELYEARTRHQARHQARTSGGQHAGDIPFEDPGAPHNLPLPPPPPLNPPTPPNQQQQQPPIPPMDAQSQPGLHPPVSVGMNGNGGAGALPGVAGYPVAAPPSSVPYALTGIPYQLGYNYIQGLPTSVSCINPQMPMPMYIQPPGVPFSGAQGVSQPLMPPPSMQYFPPVSIPSTLPQKILTSKSIHDLAASRHYSIRQILDATPRFSKGTLPGAGGMGGGLPGGQQNLGPQPPPLGAGPPPLPQQPPLIQGNTPPQQGFYPLPYSNAVGSGGVSTAGFIGAQPTALLSWVRAQGPHMVQPSPHQPQLPPPPTSQPQQQVPGLVGGQQVNNNGSMNYLLSTYRVGMLALETLGRRVHDDRPQAKYARNPPYGEDVKWLLGVAKKLGQQYLHQFCMCSVNSVVSPFVLQELSVESAQYLARHSPALFSQQLRSPILQPLVQKCQQMFIQCTHLKMYYITPTEYDEFISIIRAARSAFQMTPGGMVQFNELLQALRRSKSCKKELWTRITNALQQPTPV; this is translated from the exons ATGTTCGATTGGGAGGAAGGGGATCGTTTCTCCTTCGAGGACTCGGAGCGATTTGAAGAGGACTCACTATGTAGCTGGATCAGCGAGCCCGAGTCCCTCGTCAACAATTGGAGGGGATGGAAGCGTTCAGATAAAATCGCCTGTCTCTTGTATGGCCGCAACAGAGATCAAG ATGGCAGAGTACATTCTCTCACAGAGATGTGTGCCCGCACAGTGGCGGCACACATCCCTTTTGAAGTGGTCGAACAGATGATGCCTCCTGTGCCAGAGCAGCTACAACTTCTTATTGCATTCTGGAGCTTCCCGGAAAATGAGGAGGACATTAGGCTCTACAGCTGCCTGGCCAACGGCAATGCCGATGAATTTCTCCGAGGGGAAAACCACTACAAACACAAGAGCGTCCATGATCCGTTGCAGATTG GATTCCATCTAAGTGCTACTGTAGCACCATCAGCTTCTGGGACAAAGGGGCAGTTCAATGTAGCAGTAACATTTGACAGGGGTAGGATCACAACATGTAATTGTACATGCTCTGCCAATGCCTCTTGGTGTTCACATGTCGTTGCCGTCTGCCTCCACCGTATCCACCAG CCCAACCAAGTGAAACTTCGTGCTCCTGTGAGCGAGTCATTGTCACGGCTACAGAGAGATCAGCTACAGAAATTTGCTCAGTACCTCATCAGTGAACTGCCACAACAGATCCTGCCAACAGCACAGCGGCTCATTGATGAAATCCTCTCTAGTCAAACATCTGATATTAATACA GTTTCAGGGGCACCAGACCCAACTGCTGGTGGATCAGCCAACGAGCAAATGGCCTGGTGGCTCGATGAGAGCAACCTTCACGAGAATATTCACAAGATCCTGGTCAAATTTTGTGTGCCATCTCCCATTGTTTTTag CGATGTCAACTACCTGAGTTCAACAGCCCCACCAGTGGCTGCAGAATGGTCATCCTTATTGAGACCACTGAGGGGAAGGGAACCCGAAGGCATGTGGAACCTTCTCTCCATAGTGAGGGAAATGTTTAAGCGAAATGACCGCAATGCCATTCCCCTCTTGGAGATCATTACAGAGGAATGCCTGGCTACAGAAAAG ATTTTGGTTTGGTGGGTAAATACAAAGGTTGCCCTACACATGGGGAGTTCTGGCCATGGTGGTAAGAACAACATGAACTCCAACAGCCATGGAAGCCAGTATGCTTGCTCATCTCTCTGTGATGAAATTGTTGTTCTATGGCGTCTGGCAGCACTTAACCCAGCTTTGTCACCTCAGGAGCGTGAGCAGCTTATTGCCAAGTTCAAAGGCTGGCATCTCAAGGTTTTAGAGAAGGTTGCTAAGAGCAAAG AAACAGGTACAAATGGTGGAGGCGGAAGCAACAAGAGAGGCACTGATGTTGATGTATTCCCAGGGTTCAAGCCAGCAATAGAACCTTGTTACCTTGACTGGAATGATTACCCTCTTCCTGGAGTTACATATTCCCACACAGCTTCTCGATATTATTGTCCTGTCATGCGGTTTAGGCATGATTCTCGACACGAGTCACAAGCAGCACCCATCTCTGCACCACACCCAAGAAATCCTACATCACATGCCGGGCCAAAACGGCCTTCAGAGCGGCGTGTGCTTATCAGTTCTGGAAATGCAGGTGACAAAGAGAACTTGGGTGCTGGTGTCTCTTTAGCGAGTCATAGACACAGTGGTCATCGGAGCAGTAGTGTTAGTAGTGAAGGCTTTTGCGACAATGACCTGGGCCGTGACAGTGACTCTCCACCAGATCAAAGGTCACCTGAACAGGTTGACTCAGGCCAGGTGTCCCGACAGAGCTCAAGAGAAGATCGTCCCATGGGAGCTCTAGGTCTGGCGGCAGCCTTTGATCGTTCAAGAGACGATAGAGATAAGTCATCTCCTGATGATGGTGGAGCAGAGTCTGACTGGTCTGGTGTTGCAGAACCATCCAGAAACCAGAGAAGCCGGGCAGGTAGTAGAGGACAGCGTGCCAGAGACCAAAATGGAGCAGATGAATAtgacgtgtatgtgtataatgcTAATTTAGTTGGGGATGGAAATAGTGTAAGTGACTGTAGTGGGGCTGAAAGAGGAGCAGAAATTTTCAATAACCTGAAAAAGTTTGAAGATCCCCTTGAGATACTATTTGCTCGTGCTGAGGGTTTGCATGCTCACGGACATTTACAAGAAGCCTCTGGACTGGCAGTACAACTAGCACACGAGCTTCTGGCTAACCCTCCAAACCTCATGATCGAGCTACCACCACCACCCAGCAAAGGGAAGCGTAAGAAGGTAAACCCAGCATCACACCATCTGACTTGTCTAGCCTCAGCCACCTTGAGTAAATGTGCCTTCCTCTGCACTGTCCTGGCAGAAAACCCTGACCACACACACCTGGCTTTCCAAGTTGCCATGTTCGGTTTAGAAATGGCACGACCTCCAGCATCCACTAAG CCATTGGAAGTGAAGCTAGCCAACCAAGAAAGTGACTTGGTTTTCCTCCTGAAGCGCCTGCTTCTCGGTCCACTAGAATTAGCAGTAATCAGAGATAAGGCTGAGAAAATGCGATCAGGCACACTCAAGTCTCGTGGCGAGGCTCTCCTGCCATTAATGcttgcttccttcctttttgATGCTCTAGTCATTGCTG GAAATAACAAAAGTACAGTTGGAGGTCAGAGTTACCGCCAGCCACAAGACGAAGCTCTGGGCTTCGACGCAGCTGTGGCAGCCATTGGCATGAAGGCCAATGTGTGTGAGGCAGACCACCCACTCCTCTGTGAGGCCACAAGAAGACag AGAGGAGAGTTGGCTCTCACACTGCTGACACACTATAAGGATGACCAAGACAGACTAGCTCGTATCATGGACAAGCTGTTAGACAAAGAGGTGCACCAAATGTATAAAGCACCTTCACTGCCCACATACTACGTGAACAATGTGCCCAATCAG caAACAAGTGCTAGTGGCCTTGAGAATAGTGAGGCAAGTAGCAGCATTAGAGTAGCTGATTCTCCAGCAGCAGGGGCAGTCAGCAGTAGTCCTATGCCTggtgtagcagcagcagcagctgttgctgctgctgctgctgcggcaGCACCACCCATACTGGGCACACCACCATCAGCACACCCAAGTAACCAAGTACCTGCAcctgtacaacaacaacaacaaacagtacAGAGAGACAGGCATAATGCAG gtggAGCAGAGATAGAAGGCTCCATGGCTGGGCTTAGTCTTTCTCCATCCCAGCCTGTAGGAGGAGCAAGAGCCAAGGAAGGGACATCATCCGCTAGGTTTgtggagggcgaggaaggggaaagCCCAAGCTGGGAGGACGACTATAAAGCCTGGGAGGAAAAATGCGCTGGAAAACAGCGCAAGAAACGGAATCAAGCGTGTACTTTAGAAACTACCTCAACGGGTgtagaag CATGGATCAAGTCTACAGGCCCAGGCTCGGACTCTGGCTCTTCAGGAAACTCCTCAGACAGCATTGTGTCCTCGTCAAGTGGGGATAAAATCAGCGGACTTGAG gCAAACAAACCTGTGGAATCGCCACCACTTGGCTACCCATTGGTACGACCTGTTCCCCAGCCGACGCCAGAAAGCACAACTACAACCCATCCTAGACCACAGCCTACCTACGGGAAAGGTGTGCGTTTTAAGGGCAAGAGAGCTTATCCAACTGTGCCCAATCAACCATCCGAGGCTAGTGCTTATTTCATGTTTGAGTTGGCCAAGACCGTGCTGAACAGAGCTGGAGGAAATATTAGCACGTCGCTGTTTACTCAG CCAAGCAGTTCACAGAACCATAGAGGGCCACATCGACCACTCCACATGTGTGCATTCCAGATTGGCCTCTATGCCCTCGGCCTTCACAATTGCGTCAGCCCCAACTGGCTCTCAAGAACATATTCCTCACATGTTTCATGGATTACAA GCCAAGCTGTGGAAATTGGATCACCAgcggtttcatttcttattgataCTTGGGAGGGCCATCTAACTCCACAAGAAGCTGCATCAATAGCAGACCGGGCATCAAGAGGTCGTGATGCTGCAACAATAAAAGCTGCAGCAAAATTAGCCTTGTCCTGCCTGCCTCATGCTCATGCTCTGAACCCTAATGAGATTCAGAGAGCTATCATACAG tGTAAGGAGCAAAGTGATGAAATGCTTGAAAGTGCTTGCTTTGCTGTCGAGGGTGCAGCTAAAGGTGGTGGTGTGTACCCCGAAGTCCTGTTCTCGGTGGCACGGCGCTGGTACGAACTTTACGAGGCCCGGACAAGGCACCAAGCCCGTCATCAAGCAAGGACTTCAGGTGGCCAGCATGCTGGGGATATCCCATTTGAAGATCCTGGTGCCCCACAcaatctcccacttcctccccctccaccactaaATCCACCTACACCTCCAaaccagcaacagcaacagccacCTATTCCTCCAATGGATGCCCAGTCTCAACCTGGGTTACATCCTCCA GTTTCAGTTGGGATGAATGGAAATGGTGGTGCAGGTGCATTACCTGGTGTTGCAGGCTATCCAGTTGCAGCCCCACCTTCTTCGGTGCCATATGCCCTCACAGGCATTCCATATCAGCTGGGATATAATTACATTCAGGGCTTGCCAACAAGTGTATCATGCATCAACCCACAAATGCCCATGCCG ATGTATATCCAGCCACCAGGTGTACCTTTCAGTGGGGCACAAGGGGTGTCTCAACCCCTCATGCCTCCTCCTTCCATGCAGTACTTCCCTCCAGTGTCTATACCCTCAACTCTACCCCAG AAAATTTTGACTTCAAAATCCATCCACGATTTGGCCGCCTCACGTCATTACAGCATAAGGCAGATCCTGGATGCTACCCCAAGGTTCTCAAAA GGTACTCTACCAGGAGCAGGGGGCATGGGAGGTGGTCTCCCAGGAGGACAGCAGAATCTAGGACCACAGCCTCCTCCCTTAGGTGCAGGACCTCCACCCTTGCCACAGCAGCCTCCTCTAATACAGGGCAACACACCTCCACAGCAG GGATTTTATCCGCTGCCATACTCCAATGCGGTTGGAAGTGGAGGTGTATCAACAGCAGGTTTCATAGGAGCTCAGCCCACAGCCCTCCTCTCATGGGTTAGAGCCCAGGGCCCTCACATGGTCCAACCTTCCCCACATCAGCCCCAGCTGCCTCCACCACCTACCTCACAACCACAGCAAcag GTTCCTGGGCTTGTTGGTGGCCAGCAGGTGAACAATAACGGATCTATGAATTACTTGTTGAGCACATATCGTGTGGGTATGTTGGCACTGGAAACTCTGGGCAGGAGGGTCCATGATGACAGACCACAGGCAAAGTATGCCAGAAACCCACCCTACGGAGAGGATGTCAAGTGGCTTCTGGGAGTGGCCAAGAAGCTTG GACAACAGTATCTTCATCAGTTCTGCATGTGTTCGGTGAATAGTGTGGTTTCACCCTTCGTGCTTCAGGAACTGTCTGTGGAGTCGGCTCAGTATCTAGCTCGGCACTCACCAGCCCTCTTCTCACAGCAGCTCCGTTCTCCAATTCTGCAACCTCTTGTACAGAAATGTCAACAGAT GTTCATCCAATGTACCCACCTCAAGATGTATTACATAACCCCAACTGAATATGATGAGTTTATCTCCATCATCCGAGCTGCTCGATCTGCCTTCCAAATGACACCAGGTGGAATGGTACAGTTCAATGAGCTACTGCAAGCATTGAGAAG GTCAAAGTCATGCAAGAAGGAATTGTGGACCAGAATCACAAATGCACTGCAGCAGCCAACTCCTGTATGA